A portion of the Anser cygnoides isolate HZ-2024a breed goose chromosome 25, Taihu_goose_T2T_genome, whole genome shotgun sequence genome contains these proteins:
- the TAF11 gene encoding transcription initiation factor TFIID subunit 11, whose product MAEAGEQGREEPAAATREEPAPAASSPSGDGAEAAEDAAVAAEGDGGEAGGAGEPKAEALDGEVRSAEAEAVDGEDPSLQPSAAKKVKLELKERKEKKHKVDEDEIQKMQILVSSFSEEQLNRYEMYRRSAFPKAAIKRLIQSITGTSVSQNVVIAMSGISKVFVGEVVEEALDVCEKWGELPPLQPKHMREAVRRLKSRGQIPNSKYKKIIFH is encoded by the exons ATGGCGGAGGCCGGCGAGCAGGGCCGGGAAGAGCCCGCGGCCGCCACCCGCGAGGAGCCCGCGCCCGCCGCCTCGTCCCCGTCCGGGGATGGGGCGGAGGCCGCGGAGGacgcggcggtggcggcggagGGCGACGGGGGAgaggccggcggggccggggagcccAAGGCGGAGGCGCTGGACGGGGAG GTGAGGAGCGCGGAGGCGGAGGCCGTGGACGGGGAGGACCCGAGCCTGCAGCCCTCGGCGGCCAAGAAGGTGAAGCTGGAgctgaaggagaggaaggagaagaagcaCAAAGTGGACGAGGACGAGATCCAGAAGATGCA GATACTGGTCTCCTCCTTTTCCGAAGAACAGCTGAATCGCTACGAGATGTATCGCCGCTCTGCTTTCCCCAAAGCTGCTATTAAACGG CTGATCCAGTCCATCACCGGCACCTCGGTCTCTCAGAACGTGGTTATCGCCATGTCGGGCATTTCCAAGGTCTTCGTTGGAGAGGTGGTGGAAGAAG ctCTGGATGTGTGTGAGAagtggggggagctgccacccctgcagcctaAACACATGCGAGAGGCTGTCAGGAGGCTCAAGTCACGAGGACAGATCCCAAATTCCAAGTACAAAAAGATCATCTTCCACTGA